Part of the Kordiimonas pumila genome is shown below.
GCCTACCCTGACCTGAAGCAGGCTAATGTCACCATGGCTTTGATGCGCGAGATCAGCGAACTGCAAGATAATATCGCAGCAGGGATCAGCATTTTTAACAGCAATGTTGAAGCCTTTAATACGGGTGTTGAAATTTTCCCAAACAGCCTCGTGAATAGCATGTTTGCGCGGCAAACCCCTTACCGGCCATTTTATAATGAAGCGGCAGCCAGTTCGCTCGGGTTTACCCCGTCACAGGAGTAGCCATGCAGCTGCTGAAGGGTAAATCACTTATTGCTGTTTGCGGAGGTCTTACCCTTCTCTATACCGCATTTGCTTGTGTGATGGCAGGTGGTTATCTCGCAGGCCTTCCCTATGTGATGAAACCTACAGCGCATTTTGCTTTTGCCTTGTTTTTTATGGCATTCACCGCCAGCAGCTTTCACACACTTGTGCCGGGACGCTATAGCCGCTGGGCTATCCGAAACCGACGCTATATTGGCCTATCGTTCGCGGCGGTGCATTTTATTCACCTTTTTCTGGTGCTCTCGAACATTACACTTACCGATGAAAGCAGGCCTTTGACGCTGCTGGTGGGTGGCGGGTTGGCTTACCTGTTTATCGTCCTGATGGCCGCCACATCAAACAACTGGTCTGTACAGAAAATGGGGGCAAAAAACTGGCGCAGATTGCACCGTACAGGTAGTTGGTATATCTGGCTTATTTTTATTTACGGCGCGCCCAGTGTTCTGGACGGCAACTATATGCGTGTATGGATTACACTATTCTGCTTTATTGCCCTTGGGCTTCGCATTGCTGCATATTGCAAAAAGAAAACTGCCAAAACCTAATGTGCCAAAAGCACTAAAAAAGTATTTTTCATGTCAGCACCATCTGCGCCTAACCGGTCATAGTGGATTAATATATCAGCTTTACCGTCTGCGTTTATATCAGCTGCCGTTACAAATTTATTGTTTTTAGGCAGTGTTATATCCATTTTTTTATCTGACCTGTCGAACAGATCGTCATCGTCTGGCATATTGCTATATAGCTGTAGCTCTGTCTGCTTTTTAGACAGTAGCAAATCCCTGAAGCCATCACCTGTTATATCAGCCAGTTCCACCACCGGGATAGTGCTCTGGCCGGAAGACAGATCAACAGCGACCGATATTTTCTTTCTATAGTCTGCCTTTTCAGAAAAGGTGCCGTCTGGGTGCTGCGCAAAAAAATGTACGTGCACACCCGCCGAACCAGACAAAAGAATACTGATAATTTTACCAAGACCAATATCTACAGCGCCTGTGGCAAAGTCTGGCCTGCCATCGCCGGTAAAGTCTTCATAGCGCGTACCTGCCGCAAACCCTTCCAGTTTAATGGTGCTATCTGCCTCTGGCCTGAAAGCCAGCATCCCCTTTGTTTCGAACCCGTAATGAAAAGAAAAGCCTGTCGTTCTGTTAAACAGCCCTTCGGCACTGTCCGTTTCTGTCACAATATCAAGTACACCATCGGCATTAATGTCTGTCACTGCCGTGATGATTGTCTCCGTCAGACTGCGCTGATCTGCGTAGCGCTCAACCGATTTAAGCTGCTCGGCAAAACTGTTACCAATAATCTTGATATCAATTGGATAAACCACCCCTGCGCTATCAAAGCCACCACCTACCTTCTGATGGAAAGCCACAAAGCTATTATCTTTTAGGAACACTATATCGGTTAACCCGTCAAAATTGGCATCCGCCGATAGAGCCGGAAACTGGGTATAGCGCGGCGTGGCACTATAGGGCGGGAAAGTAACATATTGGTCTTCAGCCCTGTTCATGCGCAGTTCAACGGGCATATCAAGCCATATCTCGCTCTTGAACAGGCCAGTACCGTCATTAACAAACAGATGATACCCTTCAAAATCAGGGATCAAAATATCGGCCAAACCGTCCCCTGAAAAATCACGGGCAAAATCCACCGCTTCAAAAACAGGGGTACCCGAATGACGATATATGGAAGGTGATGTTACCAGCCGCTTGAAGGCCTTACTCGCAACATCATAAACCATAACACCCACATTATCGAACACCAGAAGGCTATCTTGCTCGGCACGCATAAGCGGCGCAAAATCAAAGAACAAACCACTTTCTGGCATCTCCACCTGAAGGGCAGGCTCCGGCGTCACACTGCCACCCGCAACCTTATAAAAAGAAAACAAATGGGCGCCGTCTGCCCCGTCGCCGCGTGCCATAATAGCAGGTGTTTTTGCTGCAAAAAAATTGACAGCTTTAAGCGCACGAATGCTATGCTCTGCCTTTACTGTTTGCACACTGAAAGGCGCATCACCCGCCTGTGCGGCGGGTAAAAACGCAAAAAAAAGCACCCCAAACTTTAGCCAGTTATTACACCTACCGATTTTCATATTATTACGCCTCGCCGCCATGACCTGCACTTTTGTGCAACTCTACCGTGACACCAAGGCAGGAATTTGACCAGCCCAATACCGAAAAAAGCACGTATTGGCAAACCCGTCACATCAGCATAGGCTTGTATTCCTATTGTGACATAAAGGGGAAGGGATATGGAACAATCAATTCTAACACCAGTGCTGGTGCTTGTTTGCTGGACGCTGGTTTTATGGGTCTGGCTCTATGCGACACGTCTTCCAGCCATGAAAGCTGCTGGTGTCGACTTTACCAAGCCAGCAGAAGCGAAAGCCAAAATGGAAACGCTGCCCGCAAAGGCGGTCAATGTAGCAAACAACTATAACCACCTGCATGAACAGCCGGTTATTTTTTATGCCCTGATATTTTACATTCATTTATCCGGCGCTGTAACAAGCCTTGATATACAGCTTGCGTGGGCCTATGTGGGCCTGAGGGTGCTGCATTCCCTTATACAATGTACCAATAATATGGTTATACGCAGGTTTATGGTTTTTGTGTTGGCGTCAATCTGCCTGTTTGCCCTTGCTGTTCGAGCAGTTGCCGCACTTTAAACCCTATAAATAGGCTGGGGAACTCTATTAAAAAGGCCGGTATTAACCGGCCTTTTTGTTTAGTTGATAAATAACTGTTAGTGTTTCAGCGCCGGTGAACGCGGAATATCTATATACCGGTCCCGCAGTTTTGTTTGGCGAGAAACAAGAGGTATGTCGCTGCCTTTGATAAACACCGCATCCGGGCTTGACATAACCTCAAGGGGGTCACCGTCCCACACCACAACGTCAGCGTCCATACCGGGGGCCAACGTGCCGTACGTGCTTGCAATACCATATATCTGTGCAGGGTTTACTGTTAGCGCATCAACCGCTGCATCCCACGGCAAGCCCATAGCGACTGCGTTACCTGCATGCTGTACGACAAGTCTGCTGTTATGGCTATCTGGCCCTGTGAACGCAATTTTAACACCAGCCGCATTAAGCCGGGCTGCATTCTCCCCTGTTGAAGCCAATTCATCAAAGCGGCTTGGCAGGTTCTGTACCGGATCAAGCACCACAGGAATGTCGGCACGTGCCAGTTCCTCCGCCACCATCCATGCTTCGCGGCCACCATCTACAATAACCTGAACGCCGTATTCGTTTTTAAAGCGAATGACATTCTGGATATCAGACGCACGGTGCACCGTAATCATCAATGGTGTTTTACCCGCCAGAACAGCAGATAAAATTTCCTCTGACGGGCTTAGCTTTACCTCATCATCATCTTTTTTCTTGCTGGTT
Proteins encoded:
- a CDS encoding cytochrome b family protein, with the protein product MQLLKGKSLIAVCGGLTLLYTAFACVMAGGYLAGLPYVMKPTAHFAFALFFMAFTASSFHTLVPGRYSRWAIRNRRYIGLSFAAVHFIHLFLVLSNITLTDESRPLTLLVGGGLAYLFIVLMAATSNNWSVQKMGAKNWRRLHRTGSWYIWLIFIYGAPSVLDGNYMRVWITLFCFIALGLRIAAYCKKKTAKT
- a CDS encoding FG-GAP repeat domain-containing protein, which encodes MKIGRCNNWLKFGVLFFAFLPAAQAGDAPFSVQTVKAEHSIRALKAVNFFAAKTPAIMARGDGADGAHLFSFYKVAGGSVTPEPALQVEMPESGLFFDFAPLMRAEQDSLLVFDNVGVMVYDVASKAFKRLVTSPSIYRHSGTPVFEAVDFARDFSGDGLADILIPDFEGYHLFVNDGTGLFKSEIWLDMPVELRMNRAEDQYVTFPPYSATPRYTQFPALSADANFDGLTDIVFLKDNSFVAFHQKVGGGFDSAGVVYPIDIKIIGNSFAEQLKSVERYADQRSLTETIITAVTDINADGVLDIVTETDSAEGLFNRTTGFSFHYGFETKGMLAFRPEADSTIKLEGFAAGTRYEDFTGDGRPDFATGAVDIGLGKIISILLSGSAGVHVHFFAQHPDGTFSEKADYRKKISVAVDLSSGQSTIPVVELADITGDGFRDLLLSKKQTELQLYSNMPDDDDLFDRSDKKMDITLPKNNKFVTAADINADGKADILIHYDRLGADGADMKNTFLVLLAH
- a CDS encoding MAPEG family protein; the protein is MEQSILTPVLVLVCWTLVLWVWLYATRLPAMKAAGVDFTKPAEAKAKMETLPAKAVNVANNYNHLHEQPVIFYALIFYIHLSGAVTSLDIQLAWAYVGLRVLHSLIQCTNNMVIRRFMVFVLASICLFALAVRAVAAL
- a CDS encoding amidohydrolase family protein, producing the protein MRPLMKALILASLSVFATAGYAEDIAITGGTAFTEGGKGKVDNATVLISDGRIISVVSGASVPAGYRTVDAKGKWVTVGFMVADSTIGLGEIGGWGDNDDATASKAEDTINLDVAYSFNPANTIIANTRIEGVTRALTRFSGTKDNWRGTGAIVQLGTGDMIVKDPAIVGIDLDEDAAGSTGGSRSAMWAAFMAKLDAVKEKTVKTSKKKDDDEVKLSPSEEILSAVLAGKTPLMITVHRASDIQNVIRFKNEYGVQVIVDGGREAWMVAEELARADIPVVLDPVQNLPSRFDELASTGENAARLNAAGVKIAFTGPDSHNSRLVVQHAGNAVAMGLPWDAAVDALTVNPAQIYGIASTYGTLAPGMDADVVVWDGDPLEVMSSPDAVFIKGSDIPLVSRQTKLRDRYIDIPRSPALKH